One stretch of Streptomyces sp. NBC_01142 DNA includes these proteins:
- a CDS encoding ATP-binding protein, whose protein sequence is MEAHELSISVSGTPLAAAETRRQIAAEIRSWNTGFDADTLHSAELVAGELIANAVQHASDGPVSVAARLSGTALRIEVCDSSSKLPSPSLPDTADESGRGLFIVAALADHCGVEPTPSGKRCWAEITVSRESSGSHAPDACPAPRAHLPLQRR, encoded by the coding sequence ATGGAAGCGCACGAACTCAGTATTTCCGTATCCGGAACGCCTCTGGCTGCCGCTGAAACGCGGCGGCAGATCGCGGCTGAGATACGGAGCTGGAACACGGGCTTCGATGCCGACACGCTGCACAGCGCAGAGCTGGTGGCCGGCGAGTTGATCGCCAACGCGGTTCAGCACGCGAGCGACGGTCCCGTGTCCGTGGCTGCACGGCTCAGCGGCACGGCGCTTCGGATCGAGGTCTGCGACTCCAGCAGCAAGCTGCCGAGCCCAAGCCTGCCGGACACGGCCGACGAGAGCGGGCGAGGACTGTTCATCGTCGCAGCCCTCGCCGATCACTGCGGAGTCGAACCGACCCCGTCGGGCAAGCGCTGCTGGGCCGAGATCACAGTCAGCCGCGAGTCGTCGGGCTCCCATGCCCCTGATGCCTGCCCCGCACCCCGAGCGCACCTCCCACTCCAGAGGAGATGA
- a CDS encoding DsbA family protein, translating to MSARNSQANKAAARERLRVERERQAKKDKVRRQLVVIGSTVAVIAAAGGVAYGVMQANKPTHWESVSSKKNVTAPKNTEGENGTTVVIGKPAAKKTLELYEDSRCPVCATFEQAAGETVKKDIDAGKYKIKYIGATFIDGEKSINGEGSKNALSALGAALNVSPEAFMEYKAALYSTKFHPAETDDKFSKDSYLLEVADSVAALKSNSEFKKNVEDGTFDGWAMKMSDAFDDSGVGATPTLKMDGKKIVAAGSKNAPMTVEQFNAAIDKALKG from the coding sequence ATGAGTGCACGCAACAGCCAGGCCAACAAGGCGGCGGCCCGCGAACGACTGCGCGTGGAGCGTGAGCGTCAGGCCAAGAAGGACAAGGTCCGCCGGCAACTCGTCGTCATCGGCTCGACCGTCGCGGTCATCGCGGCGGCGGGCGGCGTCGCCTACGGCGTCATGCAGGCCAACAAGCCGACCCACTGGGAGTCGGTGAGCAGCAAGAAGAACGTCACCGCGCCGAAGAACACCGAGGGCGAGAACGGGACGACCGTCGTCATCGGCAAGCCGGCCGCCAAGAAGACGCTCGAGCTGTACGAGGACTCGCGCTGCCCGGTCTGCGCGACCTTCGAGCAGGCGGCGGGCGAGACGGTCAAGAAGGACATCGACGCCGGCAAGTACAAGATCAAGTACATCGGCGCCACGTTCATCGACGGCGAGAAGTCCATCAACGGCGAGGGGTCGAAGAACGCGCTGAGCGCGCTCGGCGCGGCGCTGAACGTGAGCCCCGAGGCGTTCATGGAGTACAAGGCCGCCCTGTACTCCACGAAGTTCCACCCCGCGGAGACCGACGACAAGTTCTCCAAGGACTCCTATCTCCTCGAGGTCGCCGACTCCGTGGCCGCGCTCAAGAGCAACAGCGAGTTCAAGAAGAACGTCGAGGACGGGACCTTCGACGGCTGGGCGATGAAGATGTCGGACGCGTTCGACGACAGCGGGGTCGGCGCCACGCCGACGCTCAAGATGGACGGCAAGAAGATAGTCGCGGCGGGCAGCAAGAACGCGCCCATGACGGTCGAGCAGTTCAACGCCGCGATCGACAAGGCCCTCAAGGGCTGA
- a CDS encoding DUF2252 domain-containing protein: protein MSVPQPSAEQRGEQILAVFDTAFGELLAADPAAFRVKFRKMAASAFAFYRGTACLFYNDLEQEQHGGPFLDDRTGRVWIHGDLHAENFGTYMDANGRLIFNVNDFDEAYVGPFTWDLKRLSASLALIGYTKALSDEQITELVRIYAAAYRERIHALATGAKNDEVPPFTLDTAEGPLLGVLRAARSLTRFSLLESMTEIRDFERRFAPGGGSIELDAATRYKVLAAFDGYLETLPESSLTRPDSYRVKDVVGRRGIGIGSAGLPSYNILLEGNSDALENDVVIYMKQAQTPAVSRHIDDAAVRAYFQHEGHRTVISQRALQDHADPWLGWTELDNTGQLVAEVSPYAVDLDWSDIDDPAEIAAVVADLGRATATMHAAADDESGHSLVPFSTERAIDAAIAADEEGFGELLVEFAHSYGARARADHQTFVDLFRNGRIPGL from the coding sequence ATGTCGGTACCGCAGCCCAGCGCTGAGCAGCGCGGCGAGCAGATCCTCGCCGTATTCGACACCGCCTTCGGCGAGCTGCTGGCCGCCGACCCCGCGGCCTTCCGGGTCAAGTTCCGGAAGATGGCCGCCTCCGCCTTCGCCTTCTACCGCGGCACGGCGTGCCTGTTCTACAACGACCTGGAGCAGGAGCAGCACGGCGGCCCGTTCCTGGACGACCGCACCGGCCGGGTGTGGATCCACGGCGATCTGCACGCCGAGAACTTCGGCACGTACATGGACGCCAACGGCCGGCTGATCTTCAACGTCAACGACTTCGACGAGGCGTACGTCGGCCCCTTCACCTGGGACCTGAAGCGGCTGTCCGCCTCGCTGGCGCTGATCGGCTACACCAAGGCGCTGAGTGACGAGCAGATCACCGAGCTCGTACGGATCTACGCCGCCGCCTACCGCGAGCGCATCCACGCCCTGGCCACCGGAGCCAAGAACGACGAGGTGCCGCCCTTCACGCTGGACACGGCCGAGGGCCCGCTGCTGGGGGTGCTGCGGGCGGCCCGCTCGCTGACCCGCTTCTCGCTGCTGGAGTCGATGACCGAGATCCGCGACTTCGAGCGCCGCTTCGCGCCCGGCGGGGGCTCCATCGAGCTGGACGCGGCCACCCGCTACAAGGTGCTTGCGGCCTTCGACGGCTATCTGGAGACACTGCCCGAGTCGAGCCTGACCCGGCCCGACTCGTACCGGGTCAAGGACGTGGTGGGGCGCCGCGGCATCGGCATCGGTTCGGCCGGCCTGCCCTCGTACAACATCCTGCTGGAGGGCAACAGTGACGCCCTCGAGAACGACGTCGTGATCTATATGAAGCAGGCGCAGACCCCCGCGGTGTCCCGGCACATCGACGACGCGGCCGTCCGCGCGTACTTCCAGCACGAGGGCCACCGCACGGTGATCTCGCAGCGCGCGCTCCAGGACCACGCCGACCCGTGGCTGGGCTGGACCGAGCTGGACAACACCGGCCAGCTGGTGGCCGAGGTCTCTCCGTACGCGGTGGACCTGGACTGGTCGGACATCGACGACCCGGCGGAGATCGCCGCGGTCGTGGCGGACCTGGGCCGGGCGACGGCCACGATGCATGCGGCGGCGGACGACGAAAGCGGCCACTCGCTGGTGCCGTTCTCCACGGAGCGCGCCATCGACGCGGCGATCGCGGCCGACGAGGAAGGATTCGGCGAGCTGCTGGTGGAGTTCGCGCACAGCTACGGCGCGCGGGCGCGGGCGGACCACCAGACCTTCGTGGACCTGTTCCGCAATGGCCGGATCCCGGGTCTCTAG
- a CDS encoding UDP-N-acetylglucosamine 1-carboxyvinyltransferase — MTNTQLAAHPAEVIAVRPGQPLSGAVKVDGSKNAALPLLAAAAALHRPVRLQNVPSSTDVQTMITLMHQAGWRVDHVVGEAESVDILPGDTALPLPDLNGAARIRASYYLVPALLGSYGRARLPWPGGCQIGERGMEQHFRVYGAFGDRVVVDDSGYAVEARKSAAGTVSHVLPFRSRGATVAAVLRAMIAGQPLRLGQPNLSAEVISLLEALRSADWKSRASDRLLALSPPSTVTHEPVTWTVPGDRIEAGTLACAMATTGGAGRIDGVRAEDIAPLVAALRSLGIHASAEADSLTVQAQDARLTGRSLRAIASLSPDGLDADFEPPLMALALGLPGTHFFADTINPGRHGNLLPHLGRLGAVIDEISPTHCRLTGPQRLTGAGVEATDIRTGSALLIAGLTARGVTTLGGLKQLRRGHADLPGKLHTLGADICEVTP; from the coding sequence ATGACCAACACCCAATTGGCTGCCCATCCCGCCGAAGTGATCGCTGTCCGGCCCGGTCAGCCGCTTTCGGGTGCCGTGAAGGTCGACGGTTCCAAGAACGCCGCCCTGCCCCTGCTGGCCGCCGCTGCGGCGCTCCACCGACCGGTACGGTTGCAGAACGTTCCGTCGAGCACAGACGTTCAGACCATGATCACCCTGATGCACCAGGCAGGGTGGCGGGTGGACCACGTGGTCGGGGAGGCCGAAAGCGTCGACATCCTGCCTGGTGACACCGCACTGCCCCTTCCCGATCTCAACGGGGCGGCCCGTATCCGCGCCTCGTACTACTTGGTGCCCGCGCTCCTGGGCAGCTATGGACGGGCCCGGCTTCCCTGGCCGGGTGGGTGCCAGATCGGTGAGCGCGGAATGGAGCAGCACTTCCGGGTGTACGGGGCATTCGGCGACCGGGTAGTCGTCGACGACAGCGGATACGCCGTCGAGGCCAGGAAGTCGGCCGCTGGGACGGTGTCGCACGTGCTGCCCTTCCGCTCCCGCGGAGCCACCGTCGCTGCGGTACTGCGTGCCATGATCGCGGGGCAGCCTTTACGGCTCGGCCAGCCGAACCTCTCCGCCGAGGTCATCAGCCTCCTGGAGGCGCTGCGGTCCGCCGACTGGAAGAGCCGGGCCAGCGACCGCCTCCTTGCCCTGTCACCGCCATCCACCGTGACGCACGAGCCGGTGACGTGGACTGTGCCCGGCGACAGGATCGAGGCGGGCACGCTCGCGTGCGCGATGGCCACGACCGGCGGTGCCGGTCGAATCGACGGCGTACGGGCAGAGGACATCGCGCCCCTGGTCGCCGCGCTGCGCTCGCTCGGCATCCACGCCAGCGCCGAGGCTGACAGTCTCACCGTTCAGGCGCAGGACGCACGACTCACGGGCCGCTCTCTGCGCGCCATCGCCTCGCTCTCCCCGGACGGATTGGACGCCGACTTCGAGCCGCCCCTCATGGCCTTGGCCCTCGGGCTGCCCGGCACGCACTTCTTCGCCGACACGATCAACCCGGGCCGCCACGGCAACCTGCTGCCCCACCTCGGCCGGCTCGGAGCCGTCATCGACGAGATCTCCCCGACCCACTGCCGCCTGACGGGCCCGCAGCGACTCACGGGAGCAGGCGTGGAGGCAACCGACATCCGCACAGGCTCGGCCCTGCTGATCGCCGGCCTCACCGCCCGAGGCGTCACCACTCTGGGCGGCCTCAAGCAGCTGCGTCGGGGCCACGCGGACCTGCCCGGCAAACTCCACACGCTGGGCGCGGACATCTGCGAGGTGACGCCATGA
- a CDS encoding helix-turn-helix domain-containing protein has product MADAQSEARRMGEAIRRARVLQRRSQAEVARVLGYHQSKVSRLEGGRGTEDARVLREVARVLDIPLHSLGLSTAPEASPTDTETENMHRRTFLAAGVAALAVPAAPTAAQHALVQALLPGPTLDATSQSMAPAELRDRVTAVRRLFCTCDYAELVGTLPGLIADLRQAVGSSPGSADFSGLLATAYQTSVSLLLKQGDHGNAWLAVGRAMAEAERSDDPVVLASSVRVHAHVLAREKHTAQAITLVRHTADQLTSAYDQRSPRYLAALGLLLLRGVTAASGGGNRSATQEFLSEAKEVARYVALDRPDAWANFSPTNVALHEVSAAVAFGDAGIALEAARPLMRRHIPVPERRAALWVETARAYSQQGRLADGYQALRIAESCASQDIRRPAVRELVADMAARDRRRTLPELHHFSRQLGVPA; this is encoded by the coding sequence ATGGCCGACGCACAGAGCGAAGCGAGACGGATGGGCGAGGCGATCCGCCGAGCGCGGGTGTTACAGAGGCGCTCACAGGCGGAGGTGGCCCGAGTGCTGGGCTATCACCAGTCGAAGGTGAGCCGCCTGGAGGGCGGCCGAGGAACCGAGGACGCCCGCGTGCTGCGCGAGGTCGCGCGCGTTCTCGACATTCCGTTGCACAGCCTGGGCCTCAGTACGGCCCCGGAGGCCAGTCCCACCGACACCGAGACCGAGAACATGCACCGCCGTACTTTCCTCGCCGCGGGTGTAGCCGCACTCGCGGTTCCGGCGGCACCTACCGCCGCTCAGCACGCACTTGTCCAGGCACTCCTCCCGGGACCCACCCTCGACGCCACCAGCCAGAGCATGGCCCCGGCAGAGCTACGAGACCGGGTCACCGCGGTGCGCCGGCTGTTCTGCACCTGCGACTACGCAGAACTCGTCGGCACCCTTCCGGGCCTGATCGCCGACCTCCGGCAGGCCGTCGGCTCCAGCCCCGGATCGGCAGACTTCTCCGGCCTCCTGGCTACGGCGTACCAGACCTCGGTGAGCCTGCTGCTCAAGCAGGGCGACCACGGCAACGCATGGCTTGCCGTCGGCCGCGCCATGGCCGAGGCCGAACGTTCCGACGACCCGGTGGTCCTCGCCTCCAGCGTCCGCGTCCACGCGCACGTCCTGGCCCGCGAGAAGCACACCGCCCAGGCGATCACCCTCGTCCGGCACACCGCCGACCAGCTCACCAGCGCATACGACCAACGCTCCCCGCGGTACCTCGCAGCACTCGGACTCCTTCTGCTGCGCGGCGTCACCGCCGCCAGCGGCGGCGGCAACAGGTCCGCCACCCAGGAATTCCTCTCGGAAGCCAAGGAAGTCGCGCGCTACGTCGCCCTCGACCGGCCGGACGCCTGGGCCAACTTCAGCCCCACCAACGTGGCGTTGCACGAGGTCAGTGCCGCTGTCGCCTTCGGCGACGCCGGCATCGCCCTGGAGGCCGCGCGTCCACTCATGCGCCGCCACATCCCCGTGCCCGAGCGACGCGCGGCGCTGTGGGTCGAGACCGCCCGCGCCTACAGCCAGCAAGGACGGCTGGCCGACGGGTACCAGGCTCTGCGCATCGCTGAGAGCTGCGCGTCCCAGGACATCCGCCGCCCCGCTGTCCGGGAGCTGGTCGCCGACATGGCCGCACGCGATCGTCGCCGTACCCTGCCTGAACTGCATCACTTCAGCCGTCAACTGGGAGTCCCCGCGTGA
- a CDS encoding flavoprotein: MSDQPDQQTKKPFLYVVVCAAGIAGDVGKLITAAQEANWDVGVIATPQGLGFIDAAAVEAQTGYPIRSTWRSPGDPRPLPPADAIAVAPASFNSINKWAAGISDTLALGILCEAYGFGIPTAVLPYLNSAQAAHPAYRESLQRLRGMGVLAGSYKPHKPKAGGGADRFRWEEALELLTPRLSAQT; encoded by the coding sequence GTGAGCGATCAGCCCGACCAGCAGACCAAGAAGCCGTTCCTGTACGTCGTCGTCTGTGCGGCCGGAATCGCCGGCGACGTCGGCAAGCTGATCACGGCTGCCCAGGAGGCGAATTGGGACGTGGGCGTCATCGCCACCCCGCAGGGCCTGGGCTTCATAGACGCGGCGGCTGTCGAAGCCCAGACCGGCTACCCCATCCGCTCGACCTGGCGCTCACCCGGCGATCCTCGCCCGCTGCCGCCCGCCGACGCCATCGCGGTGGCCCCGGCCAGCTTCAACTCGATCAACAAGTGGGCCGCAGGAATCTCCGACACCCTTGCCTTGGGCATCCTGTGCGAGGCGTATGGATTCGGCATCCCTACCGCCGTCCTCCCGTACCTGAACTCGGCCCAGGCCGCCCACCCCGCATACCGCGAGAGCCTGCAGAGGCTGCGCGGGATGGGCGTCCTGGCTGGCTCGTACAAACCCCACAAGCCCAAGGCCGGCGGCGGGGCGGACCGCTTTCGCTGGGAGGAGGCCCTGGAACTGCTCACCCCCAGGCTGTCCGCGCAGACATGA
- the dnaE gene encoding DNA polymerase III subunit alpha: protein MTKPPFTHLHVHTQYSLLDGAARLKDMFDACNEMGMSHIAMTDHGNLHGAYDFFHQAKKAGVTPIIGIEAYVAPESRRNKRKIQWGQPHQKRDDVSGSGGYTHKTIWAHNRTGLHNIFRLSSDAYAEGWLQKWPRMDKETIAQWSEGLIASTGCPSGELQTRLRLGQFDEALKAASEYQDIFGKDKYFLELMDHGIEIERRVRDGLLEIGKKLGIPPIVTNDSHYTYAHEATAHDALLCIQTGKNLSDPDRFRFDGTGYYLKSTDEMYAVDSSDAWQEGCANTLLVAQQIDTEGWFQERNLMPKFEVPEGYTEVTWFREETMRGMARRYPGGIPDDRLQQAEYEMGIIIDMGFPGYFLVVADFIMWAKNNGIAVGPGRGSAAGSIVSYAMGITDLDPIEHGLIFERFLNPERISMPDVDIDFDERRRGEVIRYVTEKYGADKVAMIGTYGKIKAKNAIKDSARVLGYPYAMGDRLTKAMPADVLGKGIDLNGITDPKHPRYSEAGEIRGMYENEPDVKKVIDTAKGVEGLVRQMGVHAAGVIMSSETITDHVPVWVRHTDGVTITQWDYPSCESLGLLKMDFLGLRNLTIMDDAVKMVKANKGVELDLLALPLDDPTTYELLCRGDTLGVFQFDGGPMRSLLRLMKPDNFEDISAVSALYRPGPMGMNSHTNYALRKNGQQEITPIHPELEEPLKEVLGLTYGLIVYQEQVQKAAQIIAGYSLGEADILRRVMGKKKADELAKNFVLFQAGAKKNGFSDQAIQALWDVLVPFAGYAFNKAHSSAYGLVTYWTAYLKANYPAEYMAALLTSVKDDKDKSAVYLNECRRMGIKVLPPNVNESQSNFAAQGDDVILFGLSAVRNVGTNVVDSIIRCRKSKGKYASFPDFLDKVEAVVCNKRTVESLIKAGAFDEMGHTRKGLVAHHEPMIDNVVAVKRKEAEGQFDLFGGMGDEETSEPGFGLDVEFSDIEWDKSYLLAQEREMLGLYVSDHPLFGIEHVLSDKTDAAISQLTGGEHSDGAVVTIGGIISGLQRKMTKQGNAWAIATVEDLAGSIECMFFPATYQLVSTQLVEDTVVFVKGRLDKREDIPRLVAMELMVPDLSSAGTNAPVIVTIPTVKVTPPMVTRLGEILSHHKGNTEVRIKLQGPRKTTVLRLDRHRVQPDPALFGDLKVLLGASCLAG from the coding sequence GTGACCAAGCCGCCTTTTACGCACCTTCACGTCCACACCCAGTACTCCCTGCTGGACGGTGCCGCGCGGCTCAAGGACATGTTCGACGCCTGCAACGAGATGGGTATGTCGCACATCGCCATGACCGACCATGGCAACCTCCACGGCGCGTACGACTTCTTCCACCAGGCCAAGAAGGCCGGTGTGACGCCGATCATCGGCATCGAGGCGTATGTGGCGCCGGAGTCCCGGCGGAACAAGCGCAAGATCCAGTGGGGCCAGCCGCACCAGAAGCGGGACGACGTCTCCGGCTCCGGCGGTTACACCCACAAGACGATCTGGGCGCACAACAGGACCGGTCTGCACAACATCTTCCGGCTCTCCTCCGACGCGTACGCCGAGGGCTGGCTGCAGAAGTGGCCGCGGATGGACAAGGAGACCATCGCCCAGTGGTCCGAGGGGCTGATCGCCTCCACCGGCTGCCCCTCCGGCGAGCTCCAGACCCGGCTGCGCCTCGGCCAGTTCGACGAGGCCCTCAAGGCCGCCTCCGAATACCAGGACATCTTCGGCAAGGACAAGTACTTCCTGGAGCTGATGGACCACGGCATCGAGATCGAGCGCCGGGTCCGCGACGGTCTGCTGGAGATCGGCAAGAAGCTCGGCATCCCGCCGATCGTCACCAACGACTCGCACTACACCTATGCGCACGAGGCGACGGCCCACGACGCCCTGCTGTGCATCCAGACCGGCAAGAACCTCTCGGACCCGGACCGCTTCCGCTTCGACGGCACCGGCTACTACCTGAAGTCCACCGACGAGATGTACGCCGTGGACTCCTCGGACGCCTGGCAGGAGGGCTGCGCCAACACCCTCCTGGTCGCCCAGCAGATCGACACCGAAGGCTGGTTCCAGGAGCGGAACCTGATGCCGAAGTTCGAGGTCCCCGAGGGCTACACCGAGGTGACCTGGTTCCGCGAGGAGACCATGCGCGGCATGGCCCGGCGCTACCCCGGCGGCATCCCGGACGACCGGCTCCAGCAGGCCGAGTACGAGATGGGCATCATCATCGACATGGGCTTCCCGGGGTACTTCCTCGTGGTCGCCGACTTCATCATGTGGGCCAAGAACAACGGCATCGCGGTGGGCCCGGGCCGAGGCTCCGCGGCCGGCTCGATCGTCTCGTACGCCATGGGCATCACCGACCTCGACCCGATCGAGCACGGTCTGATCTTCGAGCGGTTCCTCAACCCCGAGCGCATCTCCATGCCCGATGTCGACATCGACTTCGACGAGCGCCGGCGCGGTGAGGTGATCCGGTACGTCACCGAGAAGTACGGCGCCGACAAGGTCGCCATGATCGGTACGTACGGCAAGATCAAGGCGAAGAACGCCATCAAGGACTCCGCCCGGGTCCTCGGCTATCCGTACGCCATGGGCGACCGGCTCACCAAGGCGATGCCCGCCGATGTGCTCGGCAAGGGCATCGATCTCAACGGCATCACCGACCCGAAGCACCCGCGCTACAGCGAGGCGGGCGAGATCCGGGGGATGTACGAGAACGAGCCGGACGTGAAGAAGGTCATCGACACCGCCAAGGGCGTCGAGGGCCTGGTCCGTCAGATGGGTGTGCACGCGGCCGGCGTGATCATGTCCAGCGAGACCATCACCGACCACGTCCCGGTCTGGGTCAGGCACACCGACGGCGTGACCATCACGCAGTGGGACTACCCGAGCTGTGAGTCGCTCGGCCTGCTGAAGATGGACTTCCTGGGGCTGCGGAACCTGACCATCATGGACGACGCCGTCAAGATGGTGAAGGCGAACAAGGGCGTCGAGCTCGACCTGCTCGCCCTCCCGCTGGACGACCCCACGACGTACGAACTGCTCTGCCGCGGTGACACGCTCGGCGTGTTCCAGTTCGACGGCGGCCCGATGCGTTCGCTGCTGCGGCTGATGAAGCCCGACAACTTCGAGGACATTTCCGCCGTCTCGGCCCTGTACCGGCCGGGCCCGATGGGCATGAACTCCCATACGAACTACGCGCTGCGCAAGAACGGCCAGCAGGAGATCACGCCGATCCACCCCGAGCTGGAGGAGCCTCTCAAGGAGGTCCTCGGCCTCACCTACGGCCTGATCGTCTATCAGGAGCAGGTGCAGAAGGCCGCCCAGATCATCGCGGGCTACTCCCTCGGCGAGGCCGACATCCTCCGCCGCGTGATGGGCAAGAAGAAGGCCGACGAGCTGGCGAAGAACTTCGTCCTGTTCCAGGCCGGCGCCAAGAAGAACGGCTTCAGCGACCAGGCCATCCAGGCGCTGTGGGACGTGCTGGTCCCCTTCGCCGGGTACGCCTTCAACAAGGCGCACTCCTCCGCGTACGGTCTGGTCACGTACTGGACCGCGTATCTCAAGGCCAACTACCCGGCCGAGTACATGGCCGCGCTGCTCACCTCGGTCAAGGACGACAAGGACAAGTCCGCGGTCTATCTGAACGAGTGCCGTCGCATGGGCATCAAGGTGCTGCCGCCCAATGTGAACGAGTCGCAGTCCAACTTCGCCGCCCAGGGCGACGACGTGATCCTCTTCGGCCTCTCCGCCGTCCGCAACGTCGGCACGAACGTCGTCGACTCGATCATCCGCTGCCGCAAGTCCAAGGGGAAGTACGCCAGCTTCCCCGACTTCCTCGACAAGGTCGAGGCCGTCGTGTGCAACAAGCGGACGGTCGAATCACTCATCAAGGCAGGCGCCTTCGACGAGATGGGCCACACCCGCAAGGGCCTGGTCGCCCACCACGAGCCGATGATCGACAACGTGGTCGCGGTCAAGCGCAAGGAGGCCGAGGGCCAGTTCGACCTCTTCGGCGGGATGGGCGACGAGGAGACGAGCGAGCCGGGCTTCGGGCTCGACGTCGAGTTCTCCGACATCGAGTGGGACAAGTCGTATCTGCTCGCGCAGGAGCGCGAGATGCTCGGTCTGTACGTCTCCGACCATCCGCTCTTCGGTATCGAGCATGTGCTGTCCGACAAGACGGACGCCGCGATCTCGCAGCTGACCGGCGGGGAGCACTCGGACGGCGCGGTCGTGACCATCGGCGGCATCATCTCGGGTCTGCAGCGCAAGATGACCAAGCAGGGCAACGCCTGGGCGATCGCCACCGTCGAGGACCTGGCGGGCTCCATCGAGTGCATGTTCTTCCCCGCGACGTATCAGCTGGTCTCGACCCAACTGGTCGAGGACACCGTGGTGTTCGTCAAGGGACGGCTCGACAAGCGCGAGGACATCCCGCGGCTGGTCGCCATGGAACTGATGGTTCCCGACCTCTCCTCGGCCGGCACCAACGCGCCGGTGATCGTCACCATTCCGACGGTGAAGGTCACCCCGCCGATGGTCACCAGGCTCGGTGAGATCCTCAGCCACCACAAGGGCAACACCGAGGTACGGATCAAGCTTCAGGGTCCCCGCAAGACCACGGTGCTCCGGCTCGACCGGCACCGCGTCCAGCCGGATCCGGCCCTCTTCGGAGATCTGAAGGTGCTGCTCGGCGCATCCTGCCTGGCAGGCTGA
- a CDS encoding metallophosphoesterase — translation MTTRVLNRIVATTDVHSAFGNAAPMLTYLHVARRDSLVVDCGDFFEGSGYYRLAEGEIEREILTGLYDVVAPGNHGWAHHFEPALHRLTVCANAVDATTGRPLFHPLHVAVIGGRRVGITAVIGIQAFNAIPIEHRASHRVIDPVLALRELMLSHHHQVDDWVLLSHSGFSEDLGLAAACPFLGVIFSGHCHSPQHGPVHIGDTTVLKGQELTAGYALARREATAWACHSANFPSSTSTPFPPVLAPARAKITDVERRLSARLGSIAKRYRNRLPTRRELLTDLAVRLRSGLDADVLVLNETALRPTPLGDHLTLGDLLAIEPFGNQLVHARVPIAAQDAPERLLAHLTERAGPLVSAPDPLPPRLTTVLTTEYLADTCLHGRTHQAGLRLGQALQHLLTEGAER, via the coding sequence ATGACCACCCGCGTCCTGAACCGGATCGTCGCCACCACCGACGTCCACTCCGCCTTCGGCAACGCCGCCCCAATGCTGACCTACCTGCATGTCGCGCGACGGGACTCGCTCGTCGTCGACTGTGGCGACTTCTTCGAAGGCAGCGGCTATTACCGGCTCGCCGAGGGCGAGATTGAGCGGGAGATCCTGACCGGGCTATACGACGTGGTCGCACCGGGCAACCATGGCTGGGCCCACCACTTCGAGCCCGCACTGCACCGGCTGACCGTATGTGCAAACGCCGTCGACGCCACCACCGGCCGCCCGCTCTTCCACCCGCTGCACGTCGCCGTCATCGGTGGCCGACGGGTCGGCATCACCGCCGTGATCGGCATTCAGGCGTTCAACGCGATACCCATCGAGCACCGGGCCTCGCACCGCGTCATTGATCCGGTCCTGGCGCTGCGCGAGCTGATGCTGTCGCATCACCACCAGGTCGACGACTGGGTTCTGCTCAGCCACTCGGGCTTCAGCGAGGACCTCGGCCTGGCCGCGGCGTGCCCATTCCTGGGCGTGATCTTCTCTGGACATTGCCACAGCCCGCAGCACGGACCGGTCCACATCGGCGACACCACCGTCCTGAAAGGACAGGAACTCACGGCCGGTTACGCGCTTGCCCGACGCGAGGCCACCGCGTGGGCCTGCCACAGCGCGAACTTCCCCAGCAGCACCTCCACGCCCTTCCCACCCGTGCTCGCCCCCGCACGAGCCAAGATCACGGACGTCGAGCGGAGGTTGTCGGCCCGCCTGGGAAGCATCGCGAAGCGGTACCGCAACCGGCTCCCCACCCGCCGCGAACTTCTGACCGACCTCGCCGTCCGCCTGCGCAGCGGGCTGGACGCCGACGTACTCGTCCTGAACGAGACCGCCCTGCGCCCTACCCCGCTCGGCGACCATCTGACGCTCGGCGATCTCCTCGCCATCGAGCCGTTCGGCAACCAGCTCGTCCATGCCCGCGTGCCCATCGCCGCTCAGGACGCTCCCGAGAGGCTGCTCGCCCACCTCACCGAGCGGGCTGGCCCCCTGGTCAGCGCTCCGGACCCGCTGCCTCCGCGCCTCACCACCGTGCTGACCACCGAATACCTGGCCGACACCTGCCTGCACGGCCGCACCCACCAGGCCGGACTCCGCCTCGGCCAGGCCCTCCAGCACCTCCTAACCGAAGGAGCCGAGCGTTGA